The Amycolatopsis sp. DG1A-15b genome window below encodes:
- a CDS encoding YnfA family protein, with protein MVLRSILLFLAAAVCEIGGAWLIWQGIRESRGLLWIGGGIVALGVYGFVATLQPDAHFGRILAAYGGVFVAGSLAWGMVADGYRPDRYDVIGALLCLAGVAVIMYAPRAG; from the coding sequence GTGGTCCTGCGGTCGATCCTCCTGTTCCTGGCCGCGGCGGTGTGCGAAATCGGCGGCGCCTGGCTGATCTGGCAAGGCATCCGCGAAAGCCGTGGTCTGCTGTGGATCGGCGGCGGGATCGTGGCGCTGGGCGTGTACGGCTTCGTGGCCACCCTCCAGCCGGACGCCCACTTCGGCCGCATCCTCGCCGCGTACGGCGGGGTGTTCGTGGCGGGCTCGCTGGCCTGGGGCATGGTCGCGGACGGCTACCGCCCGGACCGCTACGACGTCATCGGCGCTTTGCTGTGCCTGGCGGGGGTCGCGGTGATCATGTACGCGCCGCGCGCGGGGTAA
- a CDS encoding AarF/UbiB family protein, producing MDILLGLLTLPLYVLLLWPLVAAARRVLGVRIGTVRALCAAAFGWLVAGGIAQAFPGSLLRNGGAAIGLLIPLAGSAFLATLIFLFVVEMALPHGVGLGRLRGRFSRTRRYAQISRIAVKHGLGRYLTGRREPGLAPGRHAKLARSLRRALEEGGVTFVKLGQLLSTRADLLPPVFADELARLQDQVAPARADAVWALLADELGGSPDDVFAEFDPEPLAAASVAQVYRAKLRSGEDVVVKVQRPGVREQAERDIAIVRRVAAALEDRADWARSLGVAELADGFATALAEELDFTIEARNITAVAATGSPDVGLPKVHKGLSTDRVLVMSRLTGRPLTAAKDTLPAAERKRLARSLLRCLLDQVMIGGVFHADPHPGNLMLLGDGRLGLLDFGSVGRLDSGLRGGLQNLLLALDRGDPAGLRDGLLEIVDRTGEIDEQRLERALGALVARHFGPGRTPDLDLFTGLFRVVADFRLSVPPPVAAVFRALATVEGTLAALDPGFDVVAESRAFAVEQVGAGLRPGSLGRTAVGELTALLPVLRRIPRRIDRIGAALEEGRLSVNVRLFSDERDREVVTGLVHEILLAFTGAATGLMAVLLLTGSGGPRIAADLTLHQVFGYNLLVISALVGLRLLFVVFRRSGRASRPAR from the coding sequence ATGGACATCTTGCTGGGCCTGCTGACCCTCCCCCTGTACGTGCTCCTGCTGTGGCCGCTCGTCGCCGCGGCCCGGCGCGTGCTCGGCGTCCGGATCGGCACCGTGCGCGCCCTGTGCGCGGCCGCGTTCGGGTGGCTCGTCGCCGGCGGCATCGCGCAGGCGTTCCCCGGTTCGCTGCTGCGCAACGGCGGCGCGGCGATCGGCCTGCTGATCCCGTTGGCCGGCAGCGCTTTCCTCGCGACCCTGATCTTCCTGTTCGTCGTCGAGATGGCGCTGCCGCACGGCGTCGGGCTCGGCCGGCTGCGCGGCCGGTTTTCCCGCACCCGCCGGTACGCGCAGATCAGCCGGATCGCGGTCAAGCACGGCCTCGGCCGCTACCTGACCGGCCGCCGCGAACCCGGCCTCGCGCCGGGCCGGCACGCCAAGCTCGCGCGGTCCCTGCGCCGCGCTCTGGAAGAGGGCGGCGTGACGTTCGTGAAGCTCGGCCAGCTGCTCTCCACCCGCGCGGACCTGCTGCCCCCGGTGTTCGCCGACGAGCTCGCCCGGCTGCAGGACCAGGTCGCGCCCGCCCGCGCCGACGCCGTGTGGGCCCTGCTGGCCGACGAACTCGGCGGCTCCCCCGACGACGTCTTCGCCGAGTTCGACCCCGAACCACTGGCCGCCGCGTCGGTCGCGCAGGTCTACCGCGCGAAGCTGCGCAGCGGCGAAGACGTCGTGGTCAAGGTGCAGCGGCCGGGCGTGCGGGAGCAGGCCGAACGCGACATCGCCATCGTCCGGCGCGTCGCCGCGGCCCTGGAGGACCGCGCGGACTGGGCGCGGTCGCTCGGCGTCGCCGAACTGGCCGACGGGTTCGCCACCGCGCTGGCCGAGGAGCTCGACTTCACCATCGAAGCCCGCAACATCACCGCCGTCGCCGCCACCGGCTCCCCGGACGTCGGGCTGCCGAAGGTCCACAAGGGACTCTCCACCGACCGCGTGCTGGTCATGTCCCGGCTGACCGGCCGGCCGCTCACCGCGGCGAAGGACACGCTGCCCGCGGCCGAGCGCAAGCGGCTCGCGCGGTCACTCCTGCGGTGCCTGCTCGACCAGGTGATGATCGGCGGCGTCTTCCACGCCGACCCGCACCCGGGCAACCTCATGCTGCTGGGCGACGGCCGCCTCGGCCTGCTCGACTTCGGCTCGGTCGGCCGGCTCGACAGCGGGCTGCGCGGCGGCCTGCAAAACCTCCTGCTCGCCCTGGACCGCGGCGACCCGGCGGGCCTGCGCGACGGGCTCCTCGAAATCGTCGACCGCACCGGCGAAATCGACGAACAGCGCCTCGAACGCGCCCTCGGTGCCCTGGTCGCCCGGCACTTCGGCCCCGGCCGCACCCCGGACCTCGACCTGTTCACCGGCCTGTTCCGCGTGGTCGCGGACTTCCGGCTCAGCGTCCCCCCGCCGGTGGCCGCGGTGTTCCGCGCGCTGGCCACGGTCGAGGGCACGCTGGCCGCGCTGGATCCCGGCTTCGACGTCGTCGCCGAGTCCCGCGCGTTCGCCGTCGAGCAGGTCGGCGCCGGGCTGCGGCCGGGCTCGCTCGGCCGCACGGCGGTCGGCGAGCTGACGGCGCTGCTGCCGGTGCTGCGCCGCATCCCCCGCCGCATCGACCGGATCGGCGCGGCCCTGGAGGAGGGCCGGCTGTCGGTGAACGTCCGGCTGTTCTCCGACGAGCGCGACCGCGAGGTGGTCACCGGCCTGGTCCACGAGATCCTGCTGGCCTTCACCGGCGCGGCGACCGGGCTGATGGCGGTGCTCCTGCTGACCGGCTCGGGCGGCCCGCGCATCGCCGCGGACCTGACGCTGCACCAGGTGTTCGGCTACAACCTGCTGGTGATCAGCGCCCTGGTGGGACTGCGGCTGCTCTTCGTCGTGTTCCGGCGTTCCGGACGAGCGTCACGACCAGCCCGGTGA
- a CDS encoding snapalysin family zinc-dependent metalloprotease, which produces MNGRVIGRVVALATVVAASLGLGLAVAPAASAAAVTTLYYSSSGAPDYLTQIDQGAANWNAAVTDVKLVKRNTSATIVFHEIHSGGSYTNTNGHGRGQIYLDTSQVAEGFDPTRIAAHELGHNLGLPDHYSGPCTELMSGHGPGTACKNAKPSAAEAAKVQSLWVNGLVAAAESRAVAY; this is translated from the coding sequence ATGAACGGACGCGTGATCGGCCGGGTCGTGGCGTTGGCCACGGTCGTCGCCGCCTCGCTCGGCCTGGGCCTGGCCGTCGCCCCGGCCGCTTCGGCGGCCGCGGTCACGACGCTGTACTACAGCTCGTCGGGCGCCCCGGACTACCTCACCCAGATCGACCAGGGCGCGGCCAACTGGAACGCCGCCGTCACCGACGTGAAGCTGGTCAAGCGGAACACGAGCGCCACGATCGTGTTCCACGAGATCCACAGCGGCGGCTCGTACACGAACACGAACGGCCATGGGCGCGGGCAGATCTACCTGGACACGAGCCAGGTGGCGGAGGGCTTCGACCCGACCCGCATCGCCGCCCACGAACTGGGGCACAACCTGGGCCTGCCGGACCACTACAGCGGCCCGTGCACGGAGCTGATGTCGGGCCACGGGCCGGGCACGGCGTGCAAGAACGCCAAGCCGTCCGCGGCCGAGGCGGCGAAGGTGCAGTCGTTGTGGGTCAACGGGTTGGTGGCGGCGGCGGAGAGCCGCGCGGTCGCCTACTGA
- a CDS encoding DMT family transporter has translation MITDSPRLGLSVSAVLGAALIWSSSFAVTKVALAEVPPMTLGALRFALAALILGVAVHTGPDRRRLPSPRERLFIGSAGLLGITAYFALENVGVDLATASDATLIVASYPILTLVLSGRAEFSPVRLTGMLLTMGGVCLVVRGNGTHSLWGDVFLIAGGAAWAAYNILARRDRSGASPIVVTYYQTLAGAAGFVLLSLSEVDRWVVPSGANVLRIAFLAGLCSVAGFLLYNYGLRRLEASVAVNLLNVVPVAGLVWAVVLAGERLALVQVLGGAVVIAGVTLGLHRKTGGSLRRTDTEGHLESAQ, from the coding sequence ATGATCACCGATTCGCCTCGCCTGGGTCTGTCCGTGTCCGCCGTCCTGGGGGCGGCGCTGATCTGGAGCAGTTCGTTCGCGGTCACCAAGGTGGCGCTGGCGGAGGTCCCGCCGATGACACTGGGCGCGCTGCGGTTCGCGCTGGCGGCGCTGATCCTCGGGGTGGCGGTGCACACGGGCCCGGACCGCCGTCGCCTGCCCTCACCCCGGGAGCGGCTGTTCATCGGCTCGGCGGGCCTGCTGGGGATCACCGCGTACTTCGCGCTGGAGAACGTCGGCGTCGACCTGGCGACGGCGTCCGACGCGACGCTGATCGTCGCTTCGTACCCGATTTTGACGCTGGTCCTGTCCGGCCGCGCCGAATTTTCCCCGGTTCGGCTGACGGGCATGCTGCTGACGATGGGGGGCGTCTGCCTGGTGGTCCGGGGCAACGGCACGCATTCGCTGTGGGGCGACGTGTTCTTGATCGCGGGCGGAGCGGCCTGGGCGGCGTACAACATCCTGGCGCGGCGGGACCGATCCGGGGCTTCGCCGATCGTGGTGACGTATTACCAGACCCTCGCCGGGGCGGCCGGGTTCGTCCTGCTGTCACTATCCGAAGTGGACCGTTGGGTGGTGCCGAGCGGGGCGAACGTGCTGCGGATCGCGTTCTTGGCGGGGTTGTGTTCGGTGGCGGGGTTCTTGTTGTACAACTACGGCCTCCGGCGGCTGGAGGCGAGCGTCGCGGTGAACCTGCTGAACGTCGTCCCGGTGGCGGGGCTGGTGTGGGCGGTGGTGCTGGCCGGGGAACGGCTCGCGCTGGTGCAGGTGCTCGGCGGAGCGGTGGTCATCGCCGGCGTGACACTGGGTCTGCACCGGAAGACCGGAGGCAGCCTTCGGCGAACCGACACCGAAGGCCACCTCGAGTCAGCTCAGTAG
- a CDS encoding Lrp/AsnC family transcriptional regulator, protein MDELDTALLTLLQEDAKQTNKELARRLHIAQSTCLERVRDLTRRGIVRGHTVDVDLKKIGRPVQAMVAVRLRPPDRAVIESFRAFVTGLPEVLSVFVMSGSDDFLLHIAVADNDQLSGFVLDRLTQRREIVDVRTSVIFNHFRRTVVTPAESEG, encoded by the coding sequence ATGGACGAACTTGACACGGCGCTGCTGACCCTCCTCCAGGAGGACGCCAAGCAGACCAACAAGGAACTCGCCCGCCGCCTGCACATCGCGCAGTCCACCTGCCTCGAACGGGTGCGGGACCTCACCCGGCGCGGGATCGTGCGCGGGCACACCGTCGACGTCGACCTGAAGAAGATCGGCCGGCCCGTGCAGGCGATGGTCGCCGTGCGGCTGCGGCCGCCCGACCGGGCCGTGATCGAATCCTTCCGCGCCTTCGTGACCGGCCTGCCCGAGGTGCTGTCGGTGTTCGTCATGTCCGGCAGCGACGACTTCCTGCTGCACATCGCGGTCGCCGACAACGACCAGCTGAGCGGGTTCGTCCTCGACCGGCTGACCCAGCGCCGGGAGATCGTCGACGTCCGGACCTCCGTCATCTTCAACCACTTCCGCCGCACCGTCGTCACCCCGGCCGAGAGCGAGGGCTGA
- a CDS encoding histidine kinase: protein MRIFGPLTSKATYRRWVYLVLGGAISVPYLLFAAVAVPSLPPFLVTPERVVVVGGLLTLAVLAGTAFLPAVHVLESTAVRELLDDPVPDAPAKPHTLQGRLRAAVMYVLHVGAGFVVSFFSLAAPVAIGLSVNAVFTGELFRTGEGDAVTVPAGWASAWLPVVLLFGLVLLVYAVSVTGGLLRRAAAGLLGTTAADRIARLERRTEQLAERNRLARELHDSVGHALSVVTLQAGAARRTLRTDPDFTERALGAIEESARTALDDLDHVLGLLREEAPGRAPQPTLAALPALLETTRLAGTDVTADLGGDLAAVPPVVSREVYRILQECLTNAVRHAGRVPVTVVVGVAAHELRARVANPLGSGPRRSGGGRGLRGMAERVAVLGGELSAGPVDGRWEVVVRVPWGRGRER from the coding sequence GTGCGCATCTTCGGGCCCCTGACGAGCAAGGCGACCTACCGCCGCTGGGTCTACCTCGTCCTCGGTGGCGCCATCAGCGTGCCCTACCTGCTGTTCGCCGCGGTCGCCGTGCCGTCGCTGCCGCCGTTCCTCGTCACGCCGGAACGGGTCGTGGTCGTCGGCGGCCTGCTCACCCTGGCCGTCCTGGCCGGGACGGCGTTCCTGCCCGCCGTCCACGTCCTGGAGTCCACCGCGGTCCGCGAGCTGCTCGACGACCCGGTGCCGGACGCGCCCGCGAAACCGCACACCCTCCAGGGCCGGCTGCGCGCCGCGGTGATGTACGTGCTGCACGTCGGCGCCGGGTTCGTCGTCAGCTTCTTCAGCCTCGCCGCCCCCGTCGCGATCGGGCTGTCGGTCAACGCCGTCTTCACCGGGGAGCTCTTCCGGACCGGGGAGGGCGACGCCGTCACCGTGCCGGCGGGCTGGGCCTCGGCGTGGCTGCCGGTGGTCCTCCTGTTCGGCCTGGTGCTGCTGGTCTACGCCGTCAGCGTGACCGGCGGGCTGCTGCGCCGGGCGGCGGCCGGGCTGCTCGGGACGACCGCCGCCGACCGGATCGCCCGGCTCGAACGGCGGACCGAGCAGCTCGCCGAACGCAACCGCCTGGCCAGGGAGCTGCACGACTCGGTCGGGCACGCCCTGAGCGTCGTCACCCTCCAGGCCGGGGCCGCCCGGCGGACGCTGCGCACCGACCCGGACTTCACCGAACGGGCGCTCGGCGCCATCGAGGAGTCCGCCCGCACCGCGCTCGACGACCTCGACCACGTCCTCGGCCTGCTGCGGGAGGAGGCGCCCGGCCGGGCACCGCAGCCGACGCTCGCCGCGCTGCCGGCGCTGCTCGAAACGACCCGGCTCGCCGGCACCGACGTCACCGCCGACCTCGGCGGCGACCTGGCCGCCGTGCCGCCGGTGGTGTCCCGCGAGGTGTACCGGATCCTGCAGGAATGCCTGACCAACGCGGTGCGCCACGCCGGTAGGGTCCCGGTGACGGTGGTCGTCGGCGTCGCGGCGCACGAGCTCCGCGCGCGGGTCGCCAACCCGCTGGGGAGCGGCCCGCGCCGCTCCGGTGGCGGCCGGGGCCTGCGCGGGATGGCCGAGCGGGTGGCGGTGCTCGGCGGTGAGCTGTCGGCCGGGCCGGTGGACGGGCGGTGGGAGGTCGTCGTGCGGGTGCCGTGGGGGAGGGGGAGAGAGCGATGA
- a CDS encoding response regulator transcription factor, whose translation MSVRVLLVDDEPLIRAGLRAIVDSEDGLSVVGEAADGAEVPGLVARLRPDVVLMDVRMPAVDGIRATTHLMSAVDDPPKVIVVTTFENDDYVYDALVAGASGFLLKRARPEEIVAAIRTVVTGESLLFPAAIRRLAAQHASTPAGDGLATSGLTEREREVLRLMAAGLSNVEIAGALYVGVQTVKTHVGNVLAKLGARDRTQAVIRAYDSGFVTPSR comes from the coding sequence ATGAGCGTGCGCGTGCTGCTGGTCGACGACGAGCCGCTGATCCGGGCCGGGCTCCGGGCGATCGTCGACAGCGAGGACGGCCTTTCGGTGGTCGGGGAGGCCGCCGACGGCGCGGAGGTGCCGGGGCTGGTCGCCCGGCTGCGCCCCGACGTCGTGCTGATGGACGTGCGGATGCCCGCGGTGGACGGGATCCGGGCCACCACCCATCTGATGTCCGCCGTGGACGACCCGCCGAAGGTGATCGTGGTGACCACCTTCGAAAACGACGACTACGTGTACGACGCCCTCGTCGCGGGAGCCAGCGGCTTCCTGCTCAAGCGCGCCCGGCCGGAGGAGATCGTCGCGGCGATCCGGACCGTCGTGACCGGCGAATCGCTGCTGTTCCCGGCGGCGATCCGCCGGCTGGCCGCCCAGCACGCCTCCACCCCGGCCGGCGACGGCCTGGCCACGTCGGGGCTGACCGAACGCGAGCGCGAAGTGCTGCGGCTGATGGCCGCCGGACTGTCCAATGTGGAGATCGCGGGCGCGCTGTACGTGGGTGTCCAGACGGTGAAGACCCACGTGGGCAACGTGCTCGCGAAACTCGGGGCGCGCGACCGGACCCAGGCGGTGATCCGCGCGTACGACTCGGGCTTCGTGACGCCGTCGCGCTGA
- a CDS encoding class I SAM-dependent methyltransferase, translated as MTAAYDDFAEAYTAENENSLMNAYYERPATLALAGDVAGRRILDAGCGSGPLFAALRERGAVVTGIDQSAEMLAHARRRLGDGADLRVADLAGPLPFADGEFDDVIASLVLHYLRDWDPLLAELRRVLKPGGRLIASVNHPMMVNLTHRHEGPRPDYFEPYTWTDEFDLHGRKAHMTFWNKPLHAMTDAFTAAGFRIAVISEPHPVPAARELFPGDFEILDTFPSFLFFVLEAE; from the coding sequence ATGACTGCCGCATACGACGACTTCGCCGAGGCGTACACGGCCGAGAACGAAAACAGCCTGATGAACGCCTATTACGAACGGCCCGCGACCCTGGCGCTCGCCGGGGACGTGGCCGGCCGTCGGATTCTCGACGCCGGCTGTGGCTCCGGCCCGCTGTTCGCGGCGCTGCGGGAGCGGGGCGCGGTCGTGACCGGGATCGACCAGAGCGCCGAAATGCTGGCGCACGCCCGGCGGCGGCTCGGCGACGGCGCCGACCTGCGGGTCGCCGACCTGGCCGGCCCGCTGCCCTTCGCCGACGGCGAGTTCGACGACGTCATCGCGTCCCTGGTGCTGCACTACCTGCGGGACTGGGACCCGCTGCTCGCCGAGCTGCGGCGCGTCCTGAAGCCCGGCGGCCGGCTGATCGCCTCGGTGAACCACCCGATGATGGTCAACCTGACGCACCGCCACGAGGGGCCCCGGCCCGACTACTTCGAGCCGTACACCTGGACCGACGAGTTCGATCTGCACGGCCGGAAGGCGCACATGACGTTCTGGAACAAGCCGCTGCACGCGATGACCGACGCCTTCACCGCGGCGGGCTTCCGGATCGCCGTCATCAGCGAACCGCATCCCGTGCCGGCCGCGCGCGAGCTGTTCCCCGGCGACTTCGAAATCCTCGACACCTTCCCGAGCTTCCTCTTCTTCGTCCTGGAAGCCGAGTAG
- a CDS encoding VOC family protein translates to MTSVRQVQVTFDCAEPERVARFWCEVLGYELQSAGFACVDPTGVGPRLYFQRVPEGKAVKNRVHLDVRVGTGLAGEERLAALEAECARLEALGAKRLWLQEADEDNESCLTMQDVEGNEFCLD, encoded by the coding sequence ATGACGTCGGTCAGGCAGGTCCAGGTCACCTTCGACTGCGCGGAACCCGAGCGCGTCGCCCGGTTCTGGTGCGAGGTGCTGGGGTACGAGCTGCAGAGCGCGGGCTTCGCCTGCGTCGACCCCACGGGCGTGGGCCCGCGGCTGTACTTCCAGCGCGTGCCCGAAGGCAAGGCCGTCAAGAACCGCGTGCACCTCGACGTCCGGGTCGGCACCGGGCTCGCCGGCGAAGAACGGCTCGCCGCGCTCGAGGCCGAGTGCGCGCGGCTGGAGGCGCTCGGCGCGAAACGCCTGTGGCTCCAAGAGGCGGACGAGGACAACGAGTCGTGCCTGACGATGCAGGACGTCGAGGGCAACGAGTTCTGCCTCGACTGA
- the cysC gene encoding adenylyl-sulfate kinase: MQLLRIATAGSVDDGKSTLIGRLLFDSKAIFTDQLAAVERASRDRGEDYPDLALLTDGLRAEREQGITIDVAHRYFATPRRKFIIADTPGHLQYTRNMVTGASTADLALVLVDARKGVLEQSRRHAFLASLLGIGHLVVCVNKMDLVGWSQERFDEIREDFRRFAMKLDVADLTFVPVSALHGDNVVHRSASMPWYEGTSLLHQLEEVHVASDRNLIDARFPVQYVIRRSDFRGYAGTIAGGVFKPGDEVVALPSGFTSKVRAVWGPGGQPLEEAFTGQAVAVELADDLDLGRGAMLCRPGNRAESAREVDALVCWFSERAALTPGATYAVRHTTTETRGTVERLEYRLDVTTLHRDETAEALSLNDIGRIRLRTRSPLLFDPYRRNRATGGFLLVDEHTGDTVAAGMITGAPVSPVVWHTAAVRREDRPTRGATVWLTGLSASGKSSVAVELERRLVAAGRPAYLLDGDNLRHGLNKGLGFSPEDRAENVRRVAEVARLFADAGVVAIASLISPYSEDRARARAVHEGLPFVEVFVDTPLEVCEARDPKGMYAKARAGEITGFTGIDAPYERPASPDLVLRPGDGDPAAMAAAIQALLDELG, encoded by the coding sequence ATGCAGCTGCTGAGGATCGCCACGGCGGGCAGCGTGGACGACGGGAAGTCCACCTTGATCGGCCGGCTGCTGTTCGACTCGAAGGCGATCTTCACCGACCAGCTCGCCGCCGTCGAACGCGCCAGCCGCGACCGCGGCGAGGACTACCCCGACCTCGCGCTGCTCACCGACGGCCTGCGCGCCGAGCGCGAGCAGGGCATCACCATCGACGTCGCCCACCGGTACTTCGCCACGCCGCGGCGGAAGTTCATCATCGCCGACACGCCGGGACACCTGCAGTACACGCGGAACATGGTGACCGGTGCGTCCACCGCCGACCTGGCGCTCGTTCTGGTGGACGCGCGCAAGGGCGTACTCGAACAGTCCCGGCGGCACGCGTTCCTGGCGTCGCTGCTGGGGATCGGCCACCTCGTGGTGTGCGTGAACAAGATGGACCTCGTCGGCTGGTCGCAGGAACGGTTCGACGAGATCCGCGAGGACTTCCGCCGGTTCGCGATGAAACTCGACGTCGCCGACCTGACGTTCGTGCCGGTTTCGGCGTTGCACGGCGACAACGTGGTCCACCGCAGCGCGAGCATGCCCTGGTACGAAGGCACTTCGCTGCTGCACCAGCTCGAGGAGGTGCACGTCGCCTCCGACCGCAACCTCATCGACGCGCGGTTCCCGGTGCAGTACGTGATCCGCCGGTCCGACTTCCGCGGCTACGCGGGCACCATCGCGGGCGGGGTGTTCAAGCCGGGTGACGAGGTCGTGGCCCTGCCGTCGGGGTTCACGTCGAAGGTGCGCGCGGTCTGGGGTCCCGGCGGGCAGCCCCTCGAAGAGGCGTTCACCGGCCAGGCGGTGGCGGTCGAGCTGGCCGACGACCTCGACCTCGGCCGCGGGGCGATGCTGTGCCGCCCGGGCAACCGCGCGGAGTCGGCCCGCGAGGTCGACGCCCTGGTCTGCTGGTTCTCCGAGCGCGCCGCGCTGACGCCGGGCGCGACGTACGCGGTGCGGCACACGACCACCGAGACGCGGGGCACGGTGGAGCGGCTGGAATACCGCCTCGACGTCACCACCCTGCACCGCGACGAGACGGCGGAAGCGCTGTCCCTGAACGACATCGGCCGGATCAGGCTGCGCACGCGTTCGCCGCTGCTGTTCGACCCGTACCGCCGCAACCGGGCCACCGGCGGCTTCCTGCTGGTCGACGAGCACACCGGCGACACGGTCGCGGCGGGCATGATCACCGGCGCACCGGTGTCCCCGGTCGTCTGGCACACCGCGGCCGTGCGGCGCGAAGACCGCCCGACCCGCGGCGCGACGGTGTGGCTCACCGGGCTTTCGGCGTCGGGCAAGTCGTCGGTGGCGGTCGAGCTGGAACGCCGCCTGGTCGCGGCGGGCCGCCCGGCGTACCTGCTCGACGGCGACAACCTGCGCCACGGCCTCAACAAGGGGCTGGGGTTCAGCCCCGAGGACCGCGCGGAGAACGTCCGGCGGGTGGCCGAGGTGGCGCGCCTGTTCGCGGACGCGGGCGTGGTGGCCATCGCGTCGCTGATCAGCCCGTACTCGGAGGATCGGGCCCGGGCGCGAGCGGTCCACGAGGGGCTGCCGTTCGTGGAGGTCTTCGTCGACACGCCCCTGGAGGTCTGCGAAGCCCGCGACCCGAAGGGCATGTACGCGAAGGCGCGCGCCGGCGAGATCACCGGCTTCACGGGCATCGACGCCCCCTACGAGCGCCCGGCGTCGCCGGACCTGGTGCTGCGCCCGGGCGACGGCGACCCGGCGGCGATGGCGGCGGCGATCCAGGCCCTCTTGGACGAGCTCGGCTGA
- the cysD gene encoding sulfate adenylyltransferase subunit CysD, with amino-acid sequence MFYFFPVSVTSYELSHLAALEAEAVHVFREVAATFERPVLLFSGGKDSVVMLHAAAKAFWPAPLPFPVLHVDTGHNFDEVLRFRDETVAALGLRLEVASVQDDIDAGRVVEETGPRASRNRLQTVTLLRAIREGGFDAVFGGARRDEEKARAKERVFSFRDEHGQWDPRAQRPELWNLYNGRHRRGEHIRVFPLSNWTELDIWQYIRDERIALPPLYYAHRRPVVQRDGMLLAATRFLSLVDGETPYEATVRFRTVGDATCTGCVESSASTPSEVVAEVAATRVTERGATRADDRISEAGMEDRKREGYF; translated from the coding sequence ATGTTCTACTTTTTTCCGGTGTCCGTGACCTCGTACGAGCTCTCGCACCTGGCCGCGCTCGAAGCGGAGGCCGTGCACGTCTTCCGCGAAGTCGCGGCGACCTTCGAGCGCCCCGTCCTGCTGTTCTCCGGCGGCAAGGACTCGGTGGTGATGCTGCACGCCGCCGCGAAGGCGTTCTGGCCGGCGCCCCTGCCGTTCCCCGTGCTGCACGTCGACACCGGGCACAACTTCGACGAGGTGCTGCGGTTCCGCGACGAGACCGTCGCCGCCCTCGGCCTGCGCCTGGAGGTGGCGAGCGTGCAGGACGACATCGACGCCGGCCGCGTCGTCGAGGAGACCGGGCCGCGGGCGAGCCGCAACCGGCTGCAGACGGTGACCCTGCTGCGGGCGATCCGCGAGGGCGGCTTCGACGCCGTGTTCGGCGGCGCGCGCCGCGACGAAGAGAAGGCGCGCGCGAAGGAGCGCGTGTTCAGCTTCCGCGACGAGCACGGCCAGTGGGACCCGCGGGCGCAGCGCCCGGAGCTGTGGAACCTCTACAACGGGCGGCACCGCCGCGGCGAGCACATCCGCGTGTTCCCGCTGTCGAACTGGACCGAGCTGGACATCTGGCAGTACATCCGGGACGAGCGGATCGCGCTCCCGCCGCTCTACTACGCGCACCGGCGACCGGTGGTCCAGCGCGACGGCATGCTGCTCGCGGCCACCCGGTTCCTGTCCCTTGTGGACGGCGAGACACCGTACGAGGCGACCGTGCGCTTCCGGACCGTCGGCGACGCCACGTGCACCGGCTGCGTCGAGTCGTCGGCGTCGACACCGTCCGAAGTGGTCGCCGAAGTGGCCGCCACCCGCGTGACCGAGCGCGGCGCGACGCGCGCCGACGACCGGATTTCCGAAGCAGGCATGGAAGACCGGAAGCGAGAGGGCTACTTCTGA
- a CDS encoding nuclear transport factor 2 family protein produces the protein MDLVVLEEIKRLKYRYLRGVDLKLWDEVADTFTVDATADYGTRAVGSDGKQFEGRDAIVEFLTQSLGNGIITVHHAGQPEIDVDGDTATGRWSFTDKVIVPDHKVIIEGAAFYEDTYRRDNDGAWRISHIGYVRTYESMMSWDALPGYRLLANRWAVPA, from the coding sequence ATGGACCTGGTCGTACTCGAAGAGATCAAGCGGCTGAAGTACCGGTACCTGCGCGGGGTGGACCTGAAACTGTGGGACGAGGTCGCCGACACGTTCACCGTCGACGCCACGGCCGACTACGGGACGCGCGCCGTGGGCAGCGACGGCAAGCAGTTCGAAGGCCGCGACGCCATCGTCGAATTCCTCACCCAGAGCCTCGGCAACGGCATCATCACCGTGCACCACGCAGGTCAGCCGGAGATCGACGTCGACGGCGACACCGCGACCGGGCGGTGGTCGTTCACCGACAAGGTCATCGTGCCCGACCACAAGGTGATCATCGAAGGCGCCGCGTTCTACGAGGACACCTACCGCCGCGACAACGACGGCGCCTGGCGGATCTCGCACATCGGGTACGTCCGGACCTACGAGTCGATGATGTCCTGGGACGCCCTGCCGGGCTACCGGCTGCTCGCGAACCGCTGGGCCGTCCCGGCATGA